One region of Mangifera indica cultivar Alphonso chromosome 3, CATAS_Mindica_2.1, whole genome shotgun sequence genomic DNA includes:
- the LOC123210599 gene encoding uncharacterized protein LOC123210599 gives MGKETKSTSSNGGATAGAAGGGFRSRMDHYLYSGEKKHVFAGIVIITAIFGVPWYLMNRGSKHQSHQDYLEKADKARSARLSSASLPSK, from the exons atgggcaaagaaacaaaaagtaCTAGCTCAAACGGCGGAGCTACAGCTGGAGCAGCTGGAGGAGGCTTTAGGTCAAGAATGGATCATTACTTATACAGTGGAGAGAAGAAGCACGTGTTTGCCGGCATCGTAATCATCACTGCAATTTTCGGAGTGCCTTGGTATCTCATGAATCGAG GATCAAAGCATCAGTCACACCAAGATTACTTGGAAAAGGCTGACAAGGCACGGAGTGCACGTCTCTCGTCAGCTTCATTGCCTTCTAAATGA
- the LOC123210306 gene encoding putative receptor-like protein kinase At1g80870 — protein MPARSLLLSPTSSPVAKPSFISKTRVLFLILTVSSSVVIVLTFLYILYHLWYSLVNRSKTIPFDSNAPLKLQRFTYKELKNATNEFDEGNIIGKGGSGTVFLGIARDGKLYAIKRLDTFSLQAEREFQNELQILGGLRSPFLVTLLGYCMEKHKRFLVYEYMPNKSLQELLFSEGNNLVLKWNQRFDIIMDVAKALEFLHFGCDPPVIHGDIKPSNVLLDSDYRAKVSDFGLSRIKVEGEFGVDLFSQDLGKSTDLWKSQELSGNLASETPATGTPVESSHEVDFALALQASSSSNKSRACYNFRALSLNSVNYNASIASESDFMKAENGKGKEVSSIDIGGVEWSSKFVPYEDEPCSIDHSKDLNFTTNSVSDDAANMKQWGKDWWWRQDGSGELCSKDYVMEWIGSQICPSTNPDWEEEKKSIHEKLELDNSTQLDNLDLVHESHIQELGFEKLEKGFEKESKCRKNRKKKHRKIQEWWKEEHLDEISKKSSKLRKLETKWKKGFKIPHFDLRRQFQFYRRKKFGEQNQDDCDANGEFSFRRGWKKKNKNSMGSDMWSGDLFSRELSSTTSMRGTLCYVAPEYGGCGYLMEKADIYSLGVLILVIVSGRRPLHVLASPMKLEKANLISWCRHLAQTGNILELVDEKLRDEYNKEQAILCINLALTCLQKTPELRPDIVEAVKILKGEMDLPPLPIEFSPSPSKIFGKARRKQKLNAD, from the coding sequence ATGCCTGCAAGATCACTACTTCTTTCTCCAACCTCCAGTCCTGTAGCTAAACCAAGCTTTATTAGCAAAACAAGAGTGTTGTTCTTGATCCTCACTGTTTCTTCTTCTGTGGTTATTGTCTTGACATTCCTTTACATTCTGTATCATCTTTGGTACTCTCTTGTTAATAGGTCAAAAACCATTCCCTTTGACTCCAATGCTCCTTTGAAGCTCCAGAGGTTCACCTACAAGGAGCTGAAAAATGCAACTAATGAGTTTGATGAGGGGAATATCATTGGCAAAGGGGGTTCCGGCACTGTGTTTCTTGGCATTGCGAGAGATGGGAAGTTGTATGCCATTAAGAGACTTGACACTTTCTCTTTACAAGCTGAAAGAGAATTTCAGAATGAGTTGCAGATTCTTGGTGGGTTAAGGTCTCCTTTCTTGGTGACCCTTTTGGGCTACTGTATGGAGAAGCATAAGCGGTTCTTGGTTTATGAGTACATGCCAAATAAGAGCTTGCAGGAGTTGTTGTTTAGTGAAGGCAATAATTTGGTTCTGAAATGGAATCAAAGATTTGATATCATCATGGATGTTGCTAAAGCGTTAGAGTTTTTGCATTTTGGGTGTGATCCACCTGTGATTCATGGTGATATTAAGCCTAGTAATGTGTTACTTGATTCAGATTATAGAGCAAAAGTTTCTGATTTTGGGTTGTCAAGGATCAAAGTGGAGGGTGAATTTGGGGTGGATTTGTTTAGCCAAGACTTGGGAAAGAGTACGGATTTATGGAAAAGTCAAGAGCTTTCTGGGAATTTGGCTTCAGAGACTCCAGCAACTGGAACTCCTGTTGAAAGTTCTCATGAGGTAGATTTTGCTCTTGCTTTacaagcttcttcttcttcaaacaaAAGTAGAGCATGCTACAATTTCAGAGCTCTGAGCTTAAATTCTGTCAACTATAATGCTAGTATCGCTAGTGAAAGTGATTTTATGAAGGCTGAGAATGGAAAGGGGAAAGAGGTTTCAAGTATAGATATTGGTGGGGTTGAATGGTCTAGTAAGTTTGTGCCTTATGAGGATGAGCCTTGTAGCATTGATCATAGCAAGGACTTGAATTTTACAACTAATTCTGTTAGTGATGATGCAGCAAATATGAAACAGTGGGGGAAAGATTGGTGGTGGAGACAGGATGGGAGCGGTGAATTGTGCAGTAAAGATTATGTTATGGAGTGGATAGGGAGCCAAATTTGCCCTTCAACAAATCCTGATTGggaggaagagaaaaaaagcaTCCATGAGAAGCTTGAGTTGGATAATTCAACCCAATTAGATAACTTAGATCTTGTTCATGAATCACACATACAAGAGCTTGGTTTTGAAAAATTGGAAAAGGGGTTTGAGAAGGAGTCAAAGTGTAggaaaaacagaaagaaaaagcaCAGGAAGATTCAAGAATGGTGGAAAGAAGAGCACTTGGATGAGATTAGTAAGAAGAGTAGTAAGCTGAGGAAGCTTGAAACAAAGTGGAAGAAGGGGTTTAAGATTCCACATTTTGATCTACGTAGGCAGTTTCAGTTCTATAGGCGAAAGAAATTTGGGGAACAGAATCAAGATGACTGTGATGCTAATGGGGAGTTTAGTTTCAGAAGAGggtggaagaagaagaacaagaattCAATGGGAAGTGACATGTGGAGTGGAGATCTTTTCAGCCGCGAATTGAGTAGCACAACAAGCATGAGAGGGACATTGTGTTATGTTGCCCCTGAGTACGGTGGTTGTGGATATTTAATGGAGAAGGCCGATATTTACAGCTTAGGAGTATTGATCCTTGTAATTGTTTCTGGTAGAAGGCCATTACATGTTCTTGCTTCGCCAATGAAGCTCGAAAAGGCAAACTTGATAAGCTGGTGCAGGCACTTGGCTCAAACTGGCAACATTTTAGAACTTGTGGATGAAAAATTGAGAGATGAGTATAATAAAGAGCAAGCAATTTTGTGCATCAACTTGGCTCTCACTTGCTTACAGAAGACACCAGAGTTACGGCCAGATATTGTGGAGGCTGTAAAGATTTTGAAAGGAGAGATGGATCTTCCACCTCTTCCAATTGAATTTTCTCCATCTCCTTCAAAAATATTTGGCAAGGCAAGGAGAAAACAGAAGTTGAATGCAGATTAA
- the LOC123210114 gene encoding chaperone protein dnaJ 8, chloroplastic-like, translating into MSTFTAASGMVRSNGFQFKSSKKKNMVSRMRVSCSSSVSMVDPYKTLKIQPGASESEVKKAFRQLALQYHPDVCRGNNCGVQFHRINEAYQVVMSNLREESEPQMLYETYDEGVDEPMRGMDDPDWELWEEWMGWEGAGIRDYSSHINPYI; encoded by the exons ATGTCTACTTTTACTGCTGCTAGTGGAATGGTTCGATCAAATGGGTTCCAATTCAAGAGctcaaagaagaagaatatggtGAGTAGGATGAGggtttcttgttcttcttcgGTTTCGATGGTGGATCCCTACAAGACTCTCAAGATTCAGCCGGGTGCCTCTGAATCTGAGGTTAAGAAAGCTTTTCGACAGCTCGCTTTGCAG TATCATCCTGATGTTTGTAGAGGAAACAATTGTGGGGTTCAATTTCATCGGATCAATGAAGCTTACCAA GTTGTGATGAGCAATTTGAGGGAAGAAAGTGAACCTCAGATGTTATATGAGACGTATGATGAAGGGGTTGATGAACCCATGAGGGGAATGGACGATCCAGATTGGGAATTATGGGAAGAGTGGATGGGATGGGAAGGAGCTGGAATCAGAGACTACTCATCTCACATTAATCCTTACATTTAG
- the LOC123212456 gene encoding magnesium transporter MRS2-1-like, whose protein sequence is MAELKERLLPPKPASAVNLRDPSYRPFTSGHQPFQGMDFSGLKKRGQGVRSWICVDTSGNSHVMEIDKLTMMRRCDLPARDMRLLDPLFVYPSTILGREKAIVVNLEQIRCIITADEVLLLNSLDSYVLQYVVELQRRLTTAGVNEVWQSEGNDPNWRRNRNFDNVYGSTSPDYLPFEFRALEVALDAACTFLDSQAAELEIEAYPLLDELTSKISTLNLERVRRLKSRLVALTRRVQKVRDEIEQLMDDDGDMAEMYLTEKKRRMEASVYGDQSLMGYRSTDGMLSISAPVSPVSSPPDSRKLEKSLSIARSRHESMRSIESNTDSVEELEMLLEAYFVVIDSTLNKLTSLKEYIDDTEVFINIQLDNVRNQLIQFELLLTTATFVVAIFGVVAGIFGMNFPISLFDDANAFKWVLIITGVFGIIIFFAFVWYFKYRRLMPL, encoded by the exons ATGGCCGAACTTAAAGAACGCCTGCTTCCACCAAAACCTGCATCTGCTGTAAACCTTAGAGATCCTTCTTATCGACCATTTACTTCAGGACATCAACCGTTCCAAGGCATGGATTTTTCAGGGTTGAAGAAACGAGGCCAGGGTGTTAGATCATGGATTTGTGTTGATACATCTGGGAATTCACATGTCATGGAAATTGACAAGCTCACAATGATGCGTCGTTGTGATTTACCTGCTCGTGATATGCGCTTACTCGATCCTTTGTTTGTTTACCCCTCTACAATTCTTGGCAGAGAGAAGGCTATTGTTGTAAATTTAGAGCAGATACGTTGTATTATCACTGCAGATGAGGTTCTGCTCCTGAATTCTCTCGATAGCTACGTGTTGCAATATGTGGTGGAGCTACAACGGCGTTTGACAACAGCTGGAGTGAATGAAGTCTGGCAGTCTGAAGGTAATGATCCCAACTGGAGGCGAAATAGGAATTTTGACAATGTGTATGGGAGCACATCGCCTGATTACTTGCCCTTTGAGTTTAGAGCCCTTGAAGTTGCTTTGGATGCTGCTTGTACGTTTCTTGATTCTCAG GCTGCAGAATTGgaaattgaagcatatccaTTGCTAGATGAACTAACATCAAAGATTAGTACACTAAACTTGGAACGTGTGCGTCGATTGAAAAGCAGACTTGTAGCACTGACTCGCAGAGTACAAAAG GTTAGAGATGAGATAGAGCAGCTAATGGATGATGATGGGGATATGGCAGAAATGTATCTTACTGAGAAGAAAAGGCGAATGGAGGCATCAGTGTATGGTGACCAATCCCTGATGGGATACAGATCAACTGATGGCATGCTATCTATTTCTGCTCCTGTATCTCCAGTTTCGTCTCCCCCTGATTCTCGTAAGCTTGAGAAAAGCTTGAGCATTGCAAGGAGCAGGCATGAAAGCATGAGGAGTATCGAAAGTAATACTGATAGTGTTGAGGAGCTCGAGATGTTGCTGGAGGCATACTTTGTAGTTATTGATAGCACCCTAAACAAGTTGACATCG TTGAAGGAATATATTGATGACACCGAGGTTTTCATCAACATTCAGTTG GATAATGTCCGAAACCAGCTGATCCAATTTGAGCTGTTGCTGACAACGGCAACGTTTGTTGTTGCCATATTTGGGGTTGTAGCAGGGATCTTTGGCATGAACTTTCCAATATCATTATTTGATGATGCTAATGCATTTAAATGGGTTCTGATAATTACTGGAGTTTTTGGAATCATCATATTTTTTGCATTTGTATGGTACTTCAAATACAGAAGACTTATGCCGCTGTAG